The following are from one region of the Novosphingobium humi genome:
- the gcvT gene encoding glycine cleavage system aminomethyltransferase GcvT, producing the protein MSDTYDSNSVEEAEIPETLTLPLDAWHRARGGRMVEFAGYWMPVQYEGIMGEHLWTRENAGLFDVSHMGQLVVSSEDEDQQDAITALEALMPADLSILKVGRQRYSLLLNETGGIIDDLMITRWPGGFFLIVNGATKWDDIGHLREFLPDDITLTHRDDFALLALQGPRAAEALASFGIAPAQPQIVPVDQLSFMQAGPYVWNGVELHISRSGYTGEDGYEIAVPAESAEALAEMLCTHPAVKPIGLGARDSLRMEAGLPLYGHDLNEEIDPISAGLAFAISKRRRAEGGFPGADRILTGLSQGTETVRVGLKLSGRQAAREGAEVYSGEDKVGVLTSGGFAPSLGCPIAMADVPAALGGPGTELFIDVRGKKLPATVAAMPFVPHRYFRKGAAK; encoded by the coding sequence GTGAGCGACACATACGATTCTAACTCGGTCGAAGAGGCCGAAATTCCCGAAACCCTCACCCTTCCTCTCGATGCCTGGCACCGCGCGCGCGGCGGCCGCATGGTCGAATTCGCCGGTTATTGGATGCCGGTGCAGTACGAAGGCATCATGGGCGAACACCTGTGGACGCGCGAAAACGCCGGGCTGTTCGACGTCAGCCACATGGGCCAGTTGGTCGTGTCGAGCGAGGACGAGGATCAGCAGGACGCCATCACGGCGCTGGAAGCGCTGATGCCCGCCGATCTCTCGATCCTCAAGGTTGGTCGCCAGCGCTATTCGCTGCTGTTGAATGAAACCGGCGGGATCATCGACGATCTGATGATCACGCGCTGGCCCGGCGGTTTCTTCCTGATCGTTAATGGCGCGACCAAGTGGGATGATATTGGCCATCTGCGCGAATTCCTGCCTGATGACATCACGCTGACCCATCGCGACGATTTCGCCCTGCTGGCGTTGCAAGGCCCTCGCGCCGCCGAGGCTTTGGCCTCTTTCGGCATCGCGCCCGCCCAGCCGCAGATCGTGCCCGTGGATCAACTCTCCTTCATGCAGGCCGGTCCCTATGTGTGGAACGGCGTTGAACTGCACATCAGCCGTAGCGGTTATACCGGCGAGGATGGCTATGAAATCGCCGTTCCGGCCGAAAGCGCCGAGGCGCTGGCCGAGATGCTCTGCACCCATCCGGCGGTCAAGCCGATCGGCCTTGGCGCGCGCGACAGCTTGCGCATGGAGGCGGGCCTGCCGCTCTATGGTCATGATCTGAATGAGGAAATCGACCCGATCAGCGCGGGCCTTGCCTTCGCCATTTCCAAGCGCCGCCGTGCCGAAGGCGGCTTCCCCGGCGCTGACCGCATCCTGACCGGCCTGTCGCAAGGCACCGAAACGGTCCGCGTGGGCCTCAAGCTATCGGGCCGTCAGGCCGCGCGCGAAGGCGCCGAGGTGTATAGCGGCGAGGACAAGGTCGGCGTGCTGACCTCGGGCGGTTTCGCGCCCAGCCTCGGCTGCCCCATTGCCATGGCCGATGTGCCCGCCGCTCTGGGCGGGCCCGGCACTGAACTGTTCATCGACGTGCGCGGCAAGAAGCTGCCGGCCACGGTCGCTGCCATGCCTTTTGTTCCCCATCGCTATTTCCGCAAAGGAGCCGCAAAATGA
- a CDS encoding sigma-54-dependent transcriptional regulator: MAETEQRLLMLIDDEPAQSRLITALAAREGWRTLVVGDAETAVAMLGTRQGMQLGAVILDQWVPGDEACSLIADLRSRRPALPILMLTTSASPLLAVEAMRAGATDYLIKPIAPDRLMSALRNATTRETPRDELQPLTEKMNGPADFESMIGAAPAFRTALAIAAKSARGQGHLLIEGESGTGKEMLVRAIHAASQRAKMPLRIVNAGSTPGNSIESALFGHEKGAFPGAFDRQMGAIQYCDGATLVIDEIDRLPMGVQERLAEYLTTGSCRPIGARHAFRVDVRLIAASNYPLKDLIVHGDFLPELHAAICATTVSLPPLRARLGDIPALARHFLARIGEQPGLRELGITDGALSLLSAYDWPGNVRQLQAVLFRAAVFCDGDALTADDFPQLSSMITAEPMSPSNGVAHESAGVMLFTADGNLRPLEDIEADVIRLAIGHYRGRMTEVARRLGIGRSTLYRKLSELGIGDAA, from the coding sequence ATGGCAGAGACCGAACAGCGCCTGCTGATGCTGATCGACGATGAGCCGGCGCAGAGCCGCCTGATCACGGCGCTGGCCGCGCGCGAGGGCTGGCGGACGCTGGTGGTGGGCGATGCCGAAACGGCCGTGGCCATGCTGGGCACACGGCAGGGCATGCAGTTGGGCGCGGTGATCCTTGACCAATGGGTGCCGGGCGATGAAGCCTGCTCGCTGATCGCGGATCTGCGCAGCCGCCGCCCCGCCCTGCCGATCCTGATGCTGACAACCTCGGCCTCGCCGCTGCTGGCGGTCGAAGCCATGCGCGCGGGCGCAACCGATTACCTCATCAAGCCCATCGCGCCCGACCGGCTGATGAGCGCCCTGCGCAACGCCACCACGCGCGAAACCCCGCGCGATGAATTGCAGCCGCTGACCGAAAAGATGAACGGTCCGGCCGATTTTGAATCGATGATTGGTGCAGCTCCTGCCTTCCGCACGGCGCTGGCCATCGCCGCCAAATCGGCGCGCGGGCAAGGCCACCTGCTGATCGAGGGCGAAAGCGGCACCGGCAAGGAAATGCTGGTACGCGCCATCCACGCCGCATCCCAGCGCGCCAAAATGCCGCTGCGTATCGTCAATGCCGGATCGACGCCGGGCAATTCCATCGAATCGGCCCTGTTCGGCCATGAAAAGGGCGCCTTCCCCGGCGCTTTCGACCGGCAAATGGGCGCGATCCAATATTGCGACGGCGCCACGCTGGTCATCGACGAAATCGACCGTCTGCCCATGGGTGTGCAGGAGCGGCTGGCCGAATATCTGACCACAGGATCATGCCGCCCGATCGGCGCGCGCCATGCCTTCCGGGTGGATGTGCGGCTGATCGCGGCGTCGAATTATCCGCTCAAGGATCTCATCGTCCATGGCGATTTCCTTCCCGAACTCCATGCCGCGATCTGCGCAACCACGGTGTCGCTGCCGCCGCTGCGCGCGCGACTGGGCGATATTCCGGCGCTGGCACGGCATTTCCTGGCGCGTATCGGCGAACAGCCGGGCCTGCGCGAACTGGGCATCACCGATGGCGCGCTGTCGCTGCTCTCGGCCTATGACTGGCCCGGCAACGTGCGGCAATTGCAGGCCGTGCTGTTCCGCGCCGCCGTCTTCTGCGATGGCGACGCGCTGACCGCCGACGATTTCCCCCAACTCTCCAGCATGATTACCGCCGAGCCGATGAGCCCCAGCAATGGCGTGGCCCACGAAAGCGCGGGCGTGATGCTGTTCACCGCCGACGGCAATCTGCGCCCGTTGGAGGACATCGAGGCCGACGTGATCCGGCTGGCCATCGGCCATTATCGCGGCCGCATGACCGAGGTGGCGCGCAGGCTGGGGATCGGGCGTTCGACCTTGTATCGAAAGCTCAGCGAATTGGGCATTGGGGACGCGGCGTAA
- a CDS encoding site-specific DNA-methyltransferase produces MGTVLLKERTRSTPAPRKIASRIRKDLVLKPVETPKADLPLGRILDGDCIEAMRSIPTASVDMVFADPPYNLQLGGDLARPDGSHVDAVTNDWDKFDSFGAYDRFTRAWLAEARRVLKPNGSLWVIGSYHNIFRVGAILQDMGFWILNDIVWRKSNPMPNFKGTRFTNAHETLIWCSMGEEAKYTFNYRAMKTLNDELQMRSDWVLPICNGAERLKKGGSKVHPTQKPESLLYRVMLATTNKGDVVLDPFFGTGTTGAVAKRLGREWIGCEREQNYRDAAMERIEMALPLDESAISTMKSKRAAPKVPFGTLIETGWVKPGTVLTGKKGRNRPAFTAVVRADGSLVSDKIEGSIHSCGAQLQGAPSCNGWTFWNIEHEGQMKPLDAIRQLYLLANED; encoded by the coding sequence ATGGGCACTGTCCTTCTCAAGGAGCGCACCCGCTCCACCCCGGCGCCGCGCAAGATCGCCAGCCGCATCAGGAAGGATCTTGTCCTCAAGCCGGTCGAAACGCCCAAGGCTGACCTGCCGCTGGGCCGCATTCTGGATGGCGATTGCATCGAGGCCATGCGCTCGATACCCACGGCCAGCGTCGATATGGTGTTTGCCGATCCGCCGTATAACCTCCAGCTCGGCGGCGATCTGGCCCGCCCCGATGGCAGCCATGTCGATGCCGTCACCAACGATTGGGACAAGTTCGACAGTTTTGGGGCCTATGACCGCTTTACCCGCGCCTGGCTGGCCGAGGCGCGCCGCGTGTTGAAGCCCAATGGCTCGCTCTGGGTGATCGGTTCTTATCACAACATCTTCCGCGTCGGCGCGATCCTTCAGGACATGGGCTTCTGGATACTGAACGATATCGTGTGGCGCAAATCGAACCCGATGCCCAATTTCAAGGGCACGCGCTTTACCAATGCCCATGAAACGCTGATCTGGTGCAGCATGGGCGAGGAGGCGAAATACACGTTCAACTATCGCGCGATGAAGACGCTCAATGACGAGCTGCAAATGCGCAGCGACTGGGTGCTGCCGATCTGCAACGGGGCCGAGCGTTTGAAGAAGGGCGGCTCGAAGGTCCACCCGACGCAGAAGCCGGAAAGCCTGCTCTATCGCGTGATGCTGGCCACGACCAACAAGGGCGACGTGGTGCTCGATCCCTTCTTTGGCACCGGCACCACAGGGGCGGTGGCCAAGCGCCTTGGCCGCGAATGGATCGGGTGCGAGCGGGAGCAGAATTACCGCGATGCCGCGATGGAACGCATCGAGATGGCCCTGCCGCTCGATGAATCCGCCATCAGCACGATGAAGAGCAAGCGCGCCGCGCCCAAGGTTCCTTTCGGCACGCTGATCGAAACCGGCTGGGTCAAGCCCGGTACGGTGCTGACCGGCAAGAAGGGGCGCAATCGTCCCGCCTTCACCGCCGTGGTGCGCGCCGACGGTTCGCTGGTGTCGGACAAGATCGAAGGTTCGATCCACTCCTGCGGCGCCCAGTTGCAGGGCGCGCCCAGCTGCAACGGCTGGACCTTCTGGAACATCGAGCATGAGGGGCAGATGAAGCCTCTCGACGCCATCCGTCAGCTTTATCTGCTGGCAAACGAGGACTGA
- the gcvH gene encoding glycine cleavage system protein GcvH: MTRYFTKDHEWISVDGDVATVGITDFAQNALGDITFVEVPEAGKALGKGDTASVVDSVKAASDVYAPVSGEVTEGNAALEEAPELVNTSPESEGWLWRMSVADAGELADLMDEAAYAAYIAEL, translated from the coding sequence ATGACCCGTTATTTCACCAAGGACCACGAGTGGATCTCCGTTGACGGCGATGTGGCGACCGTCGGCATCACCGATTTTGCGCAAAACGCGCTGGGCGACATCACCTTTGTCGAAGTCCCCGAAGCGGGCAAGGCGCTGGGCAAGGGCGATACGGCCAGCGTGGTGGACAGCGTGAAGGCCGCCAGCGACGTTTACGCCCCGGTTTCGGGCGAAGTGACCGAAGGCAATGCGGCGCTGGAAGAAGCCCCCGAACTGGTCAACACCTCGCCCGAAAGCGAAGGCTGGCTGTGGCGCATGAGCGTGGCCGATGCCGGCGAACTGGCCGATCTGATGGATGAGGCCGCCTACGCCGCCTATATTGCGGAGCTTTAA
- a CDS encoding aa3-type cytochrome c oxidase subunit IV translates to MTHTQDVTAARETYEGFIRLIKISTPVIAVLAAFVVYLISR, encoded by the coding sequence ATGACTCACACTCAGGATGTTACCGCGGCGCGGGAAACCTATGAGGGCTTCATTCGCCTGATCAAGATCAGTACCCCGGTCATCGCTGTTCTGGCCGCATTCGTCGTCTATCTCATCTCCCGCTGA
- a CDS encoding NAD(P) transhydrogenase subunit alpha produces the protein MTDKLRIAALTERAAGETRVCVTPETVKKFTSLGAIVAVESGAGLAASIADADYAAVGAIMGDAATVVAGADIVLGVQGPDVALLSSAKPGVWVAAGLDPFGQRGRVDAYAAAGVEALAMEFMPRITRAQSMDILSSQSNLAGYKAVIDAAATYGRAFPMMMTAAGTISAAKAFIMGVGVAGLQAIATARRLGAQVSATDVRSATREQIQSLGAKPIFVENVAGIEGEGAGGYATEMSPEYQAAQAELVSSHIAKQDIVITTALIPGRAAPRLISDAQIATMKPGSVIFDLAVAQGGNVEGSVPDQIVERHGVKIMGYSNTPAHLAADASALFARNLYNFLSAFWDKEQGRPVLDEEIGNAIRLTQGGQVVNPRLL, from the coding sequence ATGACGGATAAATTGCGTATCGCCGCTCTTACCGAAAGAGCGGCGGGGGAAACGCGCGTCTGCGTGACGCCGGAAACGGTGAAGAAATTCACGAGCCTTGGCGCTATTGTGGCGGTGGAAAGCGGGGCGGGGCTTGCTGCCTCGATTGCTGATGCCGATTATGCCGCGGTTGGCGCGATCATGGGCGATGCGGCCACGGTGGTGGCGGGCGCGGACATTGTGCTGGGGGTTCAGGGGCCGGATGTGGCCCTGCTTTCGAGCGCGAAGCCGGGCGTGTGGGTTGCGGCGGGGCTGGACCCGTTTGGTCAGCGCGGGCGGGTTGACGCCTATGCCGCCGCCGGGGTCGAGGCGCTGGCGATGGAATTCATGCCGCGCATCACCCGCGCGCAGTCGATGGACATCCTCTCCTCGCAAAGCAATCTGGCCGGATATAAGGCCGTGATCGATGCGGCGGCCACCTATGGCCGCGCCTTTCCGATGATGATGACGGCGGCGGGCACGATTTCGGCGGCCAAGGCGTTCATCATGGGCGTGGGCGTGGCGGGGCTTCAGGCCATCGCCACCGCGCGGCGTCTGGGCGCGCAGGTCTCGGCCACCGACGTGCGCAGCGCGACCAGAGAGCAGATCCAGAGCCTTGGCGCCAAGCCGATTTTCGTGGAAAATGTCGCGGGCATCGAGGGCGAGGGCGCGGGCGGCTATGCCACCGAAATGAGCCCGGAATATCAGGCGGCGCAGGCCGAACTGGTTTCCAGCCATATCGCCAAGCAGGACATCGTCATCACCACGGCGCTGATCCCCGGCCGGGCGGCGCCGCGCCTGATTTCCGATGCGCAGATCGCCACGATGAAGCCGGGCAGCGTCATTTTCGACCTTGCCGTGGCGCAGGGCGGCAATGTCGAAGGTTCGGTTCCCGATCAGATTGTTGAGCGCCATGGCGTCAAGATTATGGGCTATTCCAATACGCCCGCGCATCTGGCCGCCGATGCCTCGGCGCTGTTTGCGCGCAATCTCTACAACTTCCTCTCGGCCTTTTGGGACAAGGAGCAGGGGCGCCCTGTTCTGGACGAGGAAATCGGCAATGCGATCCGGCTGACGCAAGGCGGCCAGGTCGTCAATCCGCGACTGCTCTGA
- a CDS encoding proton-translocating transhydrogenase family protein — translation MDFISILSIFVLACFVGYYVVWSVTPALHTPLMAVTNAISSVIVVGALIAAAASGIGAAGGVSKWLGLGAVVLASVNIFGGFAVTARMLAMYKKKEKK, via the coding sequence ATGGACTTTATCTCGATCCTGTCGATTTTCGTGCTGGCGTGTTTCGTCGGCTATTATGTGGTGTGGTCGGTCACGCCCGCGCTGCACACGCCTTTGATGGCGGTGACGAATGCCATTTCCTCGGTGATCGTGGTGGGCGCGCTGATTGCGGCGGCGGCCAGCGGGATTGGTGCGGCGGGCGGCGTTTCGAAATGGCTGGGGCTGGGCGCGGTGGTTTTGGCCAGCGTCAACATCTTTGGCGGCTTTGCGGTCACGGCGCGCATGTTGGCCATGTATAAGAAGAAGGAGAAGAAGTGA
- a CDS encoding deoxyguanosinetriphosphate triphosphohydrolase: protein MPLSPLACDPSQSLGREFALEGSIARGPRSPYQRDRDRIIHSIAFRRLRHKTQVFVAPDGDHYRVRLTHSLEVAQIGRVIARVLGLDEDLTEALCLAHDIGHPPFGHSGEDALDEALKEQGGWDHNANTLRTLMRLESPYCEHEGLNLTWETLEGLAKHNGPVRDPNWALAELDAAYPLHLGEWSCLEAQVAAIADDIAYDNHDIDDGLRAGFLHLDDLLTQPFVAQQWRAVEAKHPNAPHDRKLRELVRSQIGIMVNDVIAETQARTQGMAGIADIRAAARASAAFSPAMAEAERTLKRFMYDRLYYHPDQLATAEKAHQVVSGLFAAYREDPSRMGEAWAARLPQAEPQRSRHIADYIAGMTDRFAIAQYRAIHGTAPEGLSNV, encoded by the coding sequence ATGCCTCTATCCCCTCTGGCCTGCGACCCATCACAATCCCTCGGCCGTGAATTTGCGCTCGAAGGCTCGATCGCCCGCGGCCCTCGCAGCCCTTATCAGCGCGACCGCGACCGGATCATCCACTCGATTGCGTTCCGGCGCCTGCGGCATAAAACGCAGGTTTTCGTCGCCCCTGATGGCGACCATTATCGGGTCCGCCTGACGCACAGTTTGGAGGTGGCCCAGATCGGCCGCGTGATCGCCCGCGTGCTGGGGCTGGACGAGGATCTGACCGAGGCGTTATGCTTGGCCCATGACATCGGCCACCCGCCCTTTGGCCACAGCGGCGAGGACGCGCTGGACGAGGCGCTCAAAGAGCAGGGCGGCTGGGATCACAATGCCAACACTTTGCGCACGCTGATGCGTCTGGAAAGCCCCTATTGCGAGCATGAGGGGCTGAACCTGACGTGGGAGACGCTGGAGGGGCTGGCCAAGCATAACGGGCCGGTGCGCGATCCCAACTGGGCGCTGGCCGAACTGGACGCGGCCTATCCGCTGCATCTGGGCGAATGGTCATGCCTTGAGGCGCAGGTGGCCGCGATTGCCGACGATATTGCCTATGACAATCACGACATTGACGATGGGTTGCGCGCTGGTTTCCTCCATCTCGACGATCTTCTGACGCAGCCCTTCGTGGCGCAGCAGTGGCGCGCGGTGGAGGCCAAACATCCCAATGCCCCCCATGACCGCAAGCTGCGCGAACTGGTGCGCAGCCAGATCGGCATCATGGTCAATGATGTGATCGCCGAAACGCAAGCGCGCACGCAGGGTATGGCGGGCATTGCCGACATCCGCGCCGCCGCCCGCGCCAGCGCCGCCTTTTCGCCCGCCATGGCCGAGGCCGAGCGGACCTTGAAGCGCTTCATGTATGACCGGCTCTATTACCACCCCGATCAACTGGCCACGGCGGAAAAGGCGCATCAGGTCGTCTCGGGCCTGTTTGCCGCCTATCGCGAGGACCCCTCGCGCATGGGCGAGGCATGGGCCGCCCGCCTGCCGCAGGCCGAGCCACAGCGCAGCCGCCATATCGCCGACTATATCGCGGGCATGACCGACCGTTTCGCCATCGCGCAATACCGCGCGATCCACGGCACAGCCCCCGAAGGATTGAGCAACGTCTGA
- a CDS encoding NAD(P)(+) transhydrogenase (Re/Si-specific) subunit beta, whose protein sequence is MPTAENSGIVPFLYLVSGVLFILALRGLSSPATSRAGNRYGMIGMVIAVATTLVTHFPSAVNPYGETSAAIEHGLQTVPDFGAFGLIALAIALGGGIGFVIARRIAMTAMPQLVAAFHSLVGMAAVLVGWAAYLNPGAFGITEISDLIVTLTPTGMDGETIASAAKTLTVPGVPHIHAQSCIEMGLGIAIGAITFSGSIIAFLKLAGKMSGSPIMLPGRHVINLGTIIAILGLVGYFTMDQSLWVIGLITLLAFIIGFLLIIPIGGADMPVVVSMLNSYSGWAAAAMGFTLHNSAMIITGALVGSSGAILSYIMCKAMNRSFISVIAGGFGAAPEASGGAAKEQRPWKRGSAEDAAFLMKEAESVIIIPGYGMAVSQAQHALREMADVLKKEGVSVKYAIHPVAGRMPGHMNVLLAEANVPYDEVFELEDINSEFGQCDVAFIIGANDVVNPAAKTDKSSPIYGMPVFDVDKAKTVMFVKRSMGGVGYSGVDNDVFYMDQTMMLLADAKKMVEDIVKALAH, encoded by the coding sequence ATGCCGACAGCAGAGAACAGCGGCATTGTCCCGTTCCTCTATCTTGTTTCGGGCGTGCTGTTCATTCTGGCCCTGCGCGGCCTGTCGTCTCCGGCGACCAGCCGGGCGGGCAATCGTTATGGCATGATCGGCATGGTGATTGCGGTCGCCACGACGCTGGTGACGCATTTCCCTTCGGCGGTTAATCCCTATGGTGAAACGTCAGCGGCGATTGAACATGGCCTCCAGACTGTGCCTGATTTCGGGGCTTTTGGCCTTATCGCTCTGGCCATCGCCCTTGGCGGCGGCATTGGCTTTGTCATTGCCCGCCGCATCGCCATGACGGCGATGCCGCAACTGGTGGCGGCGTTTCACTCGCTGGTTGGTATGGCGGCTGTGCTGGTGGGCTGGGCGGCTTATCTCAATCCGGGGGCTTTCGGGATTACCGAGATTTCGGACCTGATAGTGACACTGACGCCAACCGGTATGGATGGCGAAACGATAGCCAGTGCGGCCAAAACCTTAACTGTCCCCGGTGTGCCCCACATCCACGCCCAATCCTGCATCGAAATGGGCCTTGGCATCGCCATTGGCGCGATCACCTTTTCCGGTTCGATCATCGCCTTCCTCAAACTGGCGGGCAAGATGTCGGGTTCGCCGATCATGCTGCCGGGGCGCCATGTCATTAACCTTGGCACGATCATCGCGATCCTTGGCCTTGTCGGCTATTTCACGATGGATCAGTCGCTCTGGGTGATCGGCCTGATTACGCTGCTGGCCTTCATCATCGGTTTCCTGCTGATCATTCCGATTGGCGGGGCGGATATGCCGGTGGTGGTCTCGATGCTCAACTCGTATTCGGGCTGGGCGGCCGCCGCGATGGGCTTCACGCTGCATAACAGCGCGATGATCATCACCGGGGCGCTGGTGGGCTCTTCGGGCGCGATCCTCAGCTACATCATGTGCAAGGCGATGAATCGCAGCTTTATCTCGGTGATCGCAGGCGGCTTTGGCGCCGCGCCCGAGGCATCGGGCGGCGCGGCCAAGGAACAGCGCCCGTGGAAGCGCGGCAGCGCCGAGGACGCGGCCTTCCTGATGAAGGAAGCCGAGAGCGTCATCATCATCCCCGGCTATGGCATGGCGGTCAGCCAAGCCCAGCACGCGCTGCGCGAAATGGCCGATGTGCTGAAGAAGGAAGGCGTCAGCGTTAAATACGCGATCCATCCAGTGGCGGGAAGAATGCCCGGCCATATGAATGTCTTGCTGGCCGAAGCCAATGTGCCTTATGATGAAGTATTCGAGCTGGAGGACATCAATTCCGAGTTCGGCCAGTGCGACGTCGCCTTCATCATCGGCGCCAATGACGTGGTCAACCCCGCCGCCAAGACCGACAAGTCCAGCCCGATCTATGGCATGCCCGTGTTCGACGTGGACAAGGCCAAGACCGTCATGTTCGTCAAACGCAGCATGGGCGGCGTGGGCTATTCAGGTGTCGATAATGATGTCTTCTACATGGACCAGACCATGATGCTGCTGGCCGACGCCAAGAAGATGGTGGAAGACATCGTCAAGGCGCTGGCCCACTAA
- the folP gene encoding dihydropteroate synthase: MTVYLRPIALVDSPQSEEGEALRLAGGLTYASRFALIRREGGKVVERTRFGVAEAGRVIRGEAEEQWEALRSPRAPLQMGARTVRLDQPQVMGILNVTPDSFSDGGRHISGPDVPMVHASAMLEAGAAMIDIGGESTRPGAPPVWEGDEIGRVVPVIEKLARTGAAISVDTRRVGVFEAALAAGAHLWNDVSGLRHDPRSLEFAAHCGAPVCIMHAPGKGEDLHEDGHYGDVVLDVFDWLRARRDAAEAAGVARTRILLDPGIGFGKTLQENLALMNALPLFHALGCALLVGASRKRMIGALSNEAPADKRLGGSLMLAARMMEAGAQIIRVHDVAQTVQALHVWRGLRDAALTDFGQLVG, encoded by the coding sequence ATGACTGTTTACCTGCGCCCGATCGCCCTTGTCGACAGCCCCCAATCCGAGGAAGGCGAAGCCCTTCGTCTGGCAGGCGGGCTGACTTATGCCAGCCGTTTCGCGCTGATCCGGCGCGAGGGCGGCAAAGTGGTCGAACGCACCCGCTTTGGCGTGGCCGAGGCGGGGCGCGTGATCCGGGGCGAGGCGGAGGAGCAGTGGGAGGCTTTGCGTTCCCCCCGCGCGCCGTTGCAGATGGGCGCGCGGACAGTGCGGCTGGATCAGCCGCAGGTGATGGGCATATTGAACGTCACGCCCGACAGTTTTTCCGACGGCGGGCGCCATATTTCCGGGCCGGATGTGCCAATGGTCCATGCCAGCGCGATGCTGGAGGCGGGCGCGGCGATGATCGACATTGGCGGCGAAAGCACGCGCCCCGGCGCCCCTCCCGTGTGGGAAGGCGACGAGATTGGGCGCGTGGTGCCAGTGATCGAGAAACTGGCCCGCACGGGTGCGGCGATCAGCGTGGACACTCGCCGCGTGGGCGTGTTCGAGGCGGCGTTGGCAGCAGGCGCGCATCTGTGGAACGATGTGTCGGGGCTGCGCCACGATCCGCGCAGCCTTGAATTTGCCGCCCATTGCGGCGCCCCCGTCTGCATCATGCATGCGCCGGGCAAGGGCGAAGACCTCCACGAGGACGGCCATTACGGCGATGTCGTGCTGGACGTGTTCGACTGGCTGCGCGCGCGGCGCGATGCGGCCGAGGCGGCGGGCGTGGCGCGGACCCGCATCCTGCTCGACCCCGGCATCGGCTTTGGCAAGACCCTGCAGGAAAATCTCGCGCTGATGAACGCGCTGCCGCTGTTTCACGCGCTGGGCTGCGCCCTGTTGGTTGGGGCCAGCCGAAAGCGGATGATCGGGGCGCTCTCCAACGAAGCGCCCGCGGATAAACGCCTTGGAGGGTCGCTGATGCTGGCCGCGCGGATGATGGAGGCCGGGGCGCAGATCATCCGCGTGCATGATGTGGCGCAAACGGTGCAGGCACTGCATGTCTGGCGCGGGTTGCGCGATGCGGCCCTGACCGATTTTGGGCAGTTGGTGGGGTAA